The DNA region GACACCCTGGTGAACCCGTACGTGGCCGCCGAGCGGGGCTACGTCGACGCGGTGATCCCGCCGTCGCACACCCGCGGCTACATCGCGACATCGCTGCGACTGCTGGAACGCAAGATCGTCCAGCCGCTGCCCAAGAAGCACGGGAACATCCCCCTGTGAGCGACGAGAACGAGGCAACCACGGCCGAGACGACTCCGACCATCGCCGAGCCGCACATCAAGGTGCTGCGCGGCAACCCCACCGACGCCGAGATCGCGGCGCTGGTCGCGGTGCTGGGCACCGCGGGCGGCGGCGCGGCCGAGACCGGCTCCGGGGACCGCAACATGTGGGGCCATCCGGTCGACAAACTGCGGATTCCGTTGTTCAGCTGGCAGCGGATCACCCTGCTGGAGCGCACCCACATGCGCCGGTGAGGCGCCGGTGACGAGACTGGTTCTCGGCTCGGCGTCCTCGGGCCGGTTGGCCGTGCTGCGCGGCGCCGGACTCGACCCGTTGGTGGTGGTCTCCGGCGTCGACGAGGACGCGCTGATGGCCGGCCTGCCCGCCACGGCGGGCCCCGACGAGGTGACCGGCGCGCTGGCCGCCGCCAAAGCGCAACAGGTGGCGACCGTGCTGCCATCGCCGGTGGCCGCCGATTGCATTGTGATCGGCTGCGATTCGATGCTCTATATCGGCGGGGAACTGCAGGGCAAGCCGGCCAGCGTCGACGAGGCCCGCGCCCGCTGGCGCGCGATGGCCGGTGATTCCGGTCGGCTACACACCGGCCACAGCCTGATCCGGTTGCGCGATAACCAGATCACTCACCAGGTCACCGAAAACGTGGTCACCACAGTACGTTTCGGCGATCCCACCGAGGACGACCTGGAGGCCTACCTGGCCAGCGGCGAGCCCCTGCGGGTGGCCGGCGGGTTCACCCTCGACGGTTTGGGCGGCTGGTTCGTCGACGGGGTGGACGGCGATCCGTCCAGTGTCATCGGGATCAGCCTGCCGCTGCTGCGCCGGCTGCTGCGTTCGGCCGGGCTGTCCGTCGCGGCCCTGTGGGCGGCCAACCCCGTGCACTGACGCCGGGCCCGCACCGCCCGCCGACACCGGGATCCACGACGGGGAGTGGCACAGTCGGTATCTCCCGGTACGCTCGGCATCGTGCCAGTGCCAGCCGATTCCAGCCCCGCCCTGCAGTCCTATGCCCACCCCGAACGGTTGGTCACGGCCGACTGGCTCGCGGGCAATCTGGGGGCCGCCGGTCTCGTCGTCGTCGAATCCGATGAGGACGTTCTGCTCTACGACATCGGCCATATCCCGACCGCGGTGAAGATCGACTGGGTCACCGACCTCAACGACGCCCCGGTCCGCGACTACATCAGCGGTGAGCAGTTCGCGGACCTGATGAACCGCAAGGGCATCTCCCGCGACGACACCGTGGTGATCTACGGCGACAAGTCCAACTGGTGGGCGGCCTACGCGCTGTGGGTGTTCACCCTGTTCGGCCACCCCGACGTGCGACTGCTCGACGGCGGGCGTGACCTGTGGGTGTCCTCGGGCCGTGAGACGACCCTGGAGGTGCCGTCGAAGACCACGAGCGGCTACCCGGTCGTCGAACGCCACGACGCCCCCATCCGGGCCTACAAGGACGACGTGCTGGCCAGCATCGGCCGAGTACCGCTGATCGACGTCCGGTCTCCCCAGGAGTACACCGGCGAGCGCACCCACATGCCGGAGTACCCGGAAGAGGGTGTGCTGCGCGGCGGCCACATCCCCACCGCGGTATCGGTGCCCTGGAGCAAGGCCGCCGACGACGCCGGCCGGTTCCGCAAGCGCGAGGAACTGGAACAGCTCTACGGCTTCCTCAAGCCCGACGACGCACCGATCGCCTACTGCCGCATCGGGGAACGATCCAGCCACACCTGGTTCGTCCTGACCCACCTGCTCGGCATGGACGGCGTCCGCAACTACGACGGCTCCTGGACAGAGTGGGGCAACACCGTGCGGGTGCCCATCGTCGCGGGTTCGGAACCGGGCCAACTCCCCGCGACCCCGGCCGGCTGATGAGCCTGCCGGAGGGGCTGGCGCAGGTGGTCGCCGACTTCGCCGAGGTCGAGGGCCAGGACAAGCTCAGGCTGTTGCTGGAGTTCGCCGACGAACTGCCCGAACTGCCCGACGAGCTGACCGAGTCGGCCATGGAACCGGTGCCGGAGTGCCAGTCGCCGCTGTTCCTGCACGTCGATGCCGCCGACCCGCAGCAAGTGCGGTTGTATTTCAGCGCCCCGCCGGAGGCACCCACGACGCGCGGTTTCGCCTCGATCTGGGCCGTCGGCCTGGACGGCCAACCCGCCGAGGTCATCTTGGCGGTGCCGGAGGATTTCGCGTCGCGACTGGGCCTGGCCGAGCTGATCAGCCCACTGCGGCTACGCGGGATGTCGGCCATGTTGACCCGGATCAAGCGGCATTTACGCGCCGCGTAAGGGGCACCTGGAACAGGTTCGGCGGTGGCGCTTTACACTGCTGTGCAGCTAGGTTCTTAAAGACATTTCTTAGATATGCCATCAGGAGGGCAAGTGGCGAACCATGCCAGCTCGAAGATCTCCAAGGTGCTCGTCGCCAACCGCGGGGAGATCGCAGTCCGGGTGATCCGCGCCGCGCGCGACGCCGGATTGGCCAGCGTGGCCGTGTACGCCGAACCCGACGCCGACGCTCCGCACGTGCGGCTCGCCGACGAGGCATTCGCGCTGGGCGGCCAGACCTCGGCCGAGTCCTACCTGGTGTTCGAGAAGATCCTCGACGCCGCGGCCCAGTCCGGCGCCAACGCCATCCACCCCGGCTACGGCTTCCTCTCCGAGAACGCCGACTTCGCCCAGGCGGTGATCGACGCCGGACTGATCTGGATCGGGCCGAGCCCGCAGTCGATCCGCGACCTCGGCGACAAGGTCACCGCACGGCACATCGCCGCCCGCGCCGACGCTCCCCTGGTGCCCGGTACCCCGGACCCGGTCAAGGACGCCGACGAGGTGGTGGCGTTCGCCAAGGAGCACGGTGTCCCGGTCGCGATCAAGGCCGCCTTCGGCGGTGGCGGTCGCGGCATGAAGGTGGCGCGCACCATCGAGGAGATCCCCGAGCTGTTCGAGTCGGCCACCCGTGAGGCGATCGCGGCCTTCGGTCGCGGCGAGTGCTTCGTGGAGCGCTACCTGGACAAGCCCCGCCACGTCGAGGCCCAGGTCATCGCCGACCAGCACGGCAACGTCGTCGTCGCGGGCACCCGCGACTGCTCGCTGCAGCGCCGCTTCCAGAAGCTGGTCGAAGAGGCCCCGGCGCCCTTCCTCACCGACGCGCAGCGCACCGAGATCCACGAGTCCGCCAAGCGGATCTGCAAGGAGGCCGGTTACTACGGCGCCGGCACCGTGGAGTACCTGGTCGGCCAGGACGGCCTGATCAGCTTCCTGGAGGTCAACACCCGTCTGCAGGTGGAACACCCGGTCACCGAGGAGACCTCGGGCATCGACCTGGTCCGTCAGCAGTTCCGGATCGCCAACGGCGAGGCCCTCGACATCACCGAGGACCCGACGCCCCGCGGGCACTCCTTCGAGTTCCGCATCAACGGTGAGGACGCCGGCCGCGGCTTCCTGCCCGCCCCCGGCCCGGTCACCCGCTTCGACCCGCCGACCGGCCCGGGCGTCCGGATGGACTCCGGTGTGGAGACCGGTTCGGTGATCGGCGGCCAGTTCGACTCGATGCTGGCCAAGCTGATCGTCACCGGCGCCAACCGCACCGAGGCGCTCGAGCGTGCCCGCCGGGCCCTCGACGAGTTCACCGTCGAGGGACTGGCCACGGTCATCCCGTTCCACCGGGCCGTGGTGTCCGACCCCGCCTTCATCGGCGACGAGAACGGCTTCACCGTCCACACCCGCTGGATCGAGACCGAGTTCGACAACACCATCGAGCCGTTCACCGGTGGCGAGCCGCTCGATGAAGAGGACGCCGCGCCGCGGCAGAAGGTGGTCGTCGAGGTCGGTGGACGCCGTCTCGAGGTGTCGCTGCCGGGCGACCTGGCGATCGGCGGCGCCGGTGGCGGCGGCGCCGCAGGTGCCATCCGCAAGAAGCCCAAGGCCCGCAAGCGTGGCGCCCACGGCGGCGCGGCGGCGTCCGGTGACGCGGTCACCGCGCCCATGCAGGGCACCGTGGTCAAGGTGGCCGTCGAGGAGGGCCAGGAGGTCGCCGCGGGTGACCTGGTCGTCGTCCTGGAGGCCATGAAGATGGAGAACCCGGTCACCGCCCACAAGGACGGTGTCATCACCGGCCTGTCGGCCGAGGCCGGCTCGGCCATCACGCAGGGCACCGTGCTCTGCGAGATCAAGTAGCCGACATTCAGCCTGTCGAGATCAACGCCGGCCCGTGGTATCTGCGGATACCACGGGCCGACGATCGTATGGACGACCGGGTGACTCTGGCCGATCTCGGCGAGACCGACCCGGGCTACGTCGCCGCGGCCGAGTCGGGGTGGGCGGAGGACACCTGCTACCGCTGGGCGGTCTGTGAGCCGACCACCGGTGAATTGCTGGCCGAGGTCACGTTGGATCCCCGCGACGGCCGGGTCGGCACCCGCCATCGCGCCGGCCACCGCGACGCGGCCGAGACCGGGGCCCAGGCGGTGTCCCGGTTCGCCGCCGCCGCGTTAGGTCTGGCTCCGATGCGCACCGGCGTGGTCGGTGGTCCGGCGTCGCCCGACGAAGACCCAGGCCACCCCGCCGATCGCCAGGATTAGCACCGCGATCCCCCACCCCAGGGTCCATGCGGCGTTGTGCTGCACGACGGCGCTGAGGAAGCCCACCAGGGCCAGCGCGGCCATCATGAGCATGAGCAGGCCCGGGAACTCGCGGCGGTCTTTGAACACCAGCCCGGCTCGCGGTCGAGTCGTACGACGCCGGTCGATCCCCTCGTCACTGTCACTCATGGGGTGCGCGTACCCGCGGCCGCGGATGGCCAAACCCTTACCCGTCGGCGCGCAGCGCGCTCAGCAGCGGTTCCGCGGCTTCTGCGAGGAAGGCGTCCTGGGTCTCACCGCCGACCTGGATCAGCGCGATATCGGTGAACCCGGCGTCGCGGTAGCGGTTCACCGCGGCCAGGATGGGCTCCGGGTCCGGTCCGCACGGAATACCCTCGGCGACGTCGCTCGGCCGCACGTAACGGGTGGCGGCTGCGAACGCCGCGGGGGTGGGTAGTTCGGAGTTCACCGCCCAGCCACCGCCGAACCAGCGGAACTGCCGGTGGGCGCGTGCCACGGCCGTCTCCCGGTCGGGGTCCCAGCACACCGGTAGTTGACCGATGACTCTGCCATCGCCGGGCAGGCCGGCCGCGGTCCGGGCCGCATGCCAATGCGCGACCAGGTCGGCATCGGGTTGCACGGCGATCAGGTGATCGGCGGCGGCGGCGAAGCGCTCCACGCCGTTGGGGCCGGACATGGCGACGGCAAGCGCCACCGGGACCTCCGGAAGATCCCACAGTCGCGCCTGCGCGACCTGGAAGTAGTCGCCTTCGTGATCGACCGTCTCGCCCGTCAACAGCTCGCGAATGATCTTGATCGCCTCGGCGAGCATGCCTTGCCGGTGTCGCACGTTCGGCCAGCCCGCGCCGGTGACGATGTGTTCGTTGAGGTTCTCACCGCTTCCCAGTCCCAGGGTGAACCGCCCCTCGGCGAGGATCTGCACGGTGGCCGCCTGCTGGGCCACCACCGCTGGGTGGTAACGCATGCTCGGGCAGGTCACGAAGCTGTACAAACCCAGCCGCTCGGTCGCATGGGCCACCGCCCCCAGCAGGGCCCAGGCGTTGGGAGCGTGCCCTTGCGAGGCCAGCCACGGGGAGAAGTGATCACTGCACACCGCGAAGTCGAAGCCGTGTTCTTCGGCCGCCACGGCGTACTCCACCAACTCCGCGGGCCCGTTCTGCTCGGTCATCAGGGTGTAGCCGATGCGCGTCATGTGGCCGGAGTACCCAACCGCCGGTTCGCGAAACGAGATGGCCGTTTGACCGGGTGCCGCCGCAGGGTATCCGTGAGTGTGCCCGTTACCACGATCGAACCTCGGCTACCGCTTGCCTGCGGCGCCCTGTCGGAACGAGTCATCGAGGTACTGCAGGGTCCGGCGGGATCGAGCGGCGCGCTGGGGCCGGTTCCCGCCGAGCCCTACGGCCGCGACCTGCAGCTGACCCTGTACCTCTGTTACGAGTTGCACTACCGCGGATTCTCCGGTGTGGATCCGGACTGGGAATGGGACGCCACATTGTTGGAGTTGCGGGCGCAGCTGGAGCACGCCTTCCTCGACGGTGTCCGTGCTGACGTGGGACCGATACCGCCGGACGCCACGGTGTACGACGAAATGGATTCTGCAGCAACGGAGCCCGCACACGGAAACGGGATCACCTGGTATCTACGTGACCGCGGCAGCTGGGAACAGGTCCAGGAATACTTCGTGCACCGCTCGCTGTATCACCTCAAGGAAGGCGACCCGCATGCCTGGGTCATCCCGCGGCTGACCGGGCAGGCCAAAGCATCGTTCGTGGCGATCGAGTTCGACGAGTACGGCGCCGGGCGCGGGCAGCGGCTACACCAGCGGCTCTTCGCCGATCTGCTGGCTGCCGCTGGGCTGGATCCCCGCTATCTGGCCTATCTCGACGCGGTCCCCGCCGAGGCATTGGCCGTGGTCAACCTGATGTCCCTGTTCGGCTTGCATCGCCGCTGGCGGGCGGCGGCGATCGGCCATTTCGCCGCTACCGAGATCACCTCCCCGCCCGGGTCGGCCCGCGTGGTCGCCGCCCTGCGGCGACTGGCCGCCCCCGAGCCGTGCGTGGCGTTCTACGCCGAGCACGTCGAGGCCGATGCGGTGCACGAGCAGGTGGTGCGCCGAGACGTGGTGGCTGATCTGGTCGACTGTTATCCCGATTTGGAGCGCGACGTGATGTTCGGGATGCGCGCATTCGATGCTGTGGAGAGCCGTCTCGCGAATCTCCTGACAACCACCTGGTCAGCGGGCCAATCGACATTACTGACGCTGTGACACTTAAGGTTTCGCTGGGTTTTACAGAAATTGTCGACGTTTCCTTTGCCAATCAAGATCCGGTTCGGTAACGTCTGGATTCTCCGGTTGAGCTCACAGCCGCAGCGGAACGTCACCGAGTCAGTGTTGACCGGGAGATTTCGCTGACGTCATCCAACAGCACGATTCGTCGCCTGATGGAGCCGAACATGACTAGCAGCAAGATTACCGAGATCGCCTTCACCGCCCCCGCCAGCGAAGCCACCCAGGTGTGGCGCAGTCACACCGCCACCTTCATGGCGCATTGGGGCCGATCGGGCGCTGTGTTGTCCGCCCACGGCGAGATCGACGCCGCCAACGCCGGCCGATTCGCCGACTGCGCAAAGCACTCCGCCGGCAGCGGCGAATGGTTGGTTCTGGACTTGTCCGAACTGACCTTCATTGGGACCGAGGGCTTTTCAGCGCTCAAATCGATCAGCGCCCAGTGTGCACGGACGCGGACCGACCTGATGGTGGTCCCGAGTCCGGCGGTGCGAACCCTGTTGCGGATCTGCGATCCGCATGCTCAGCTGCCGCTGGCGGCATCGCTCTCGTCCGCATTGGCCGAGGTGCAGCGGTCCGGGCGACCGCTGCGCCTCGTGCCCTGACGATTCCGAAGGTGGCCTCAGGCGGGCACCGTGTCGGCATTGCGTGCCCAGACGCGGTGCCCGGCCAGTTCGGCGGCGAAGGCGTCGAAGAAGTCCTCGTTCAAGTCTTCGGCAGCCGCCGACGTCGTCACCACCCCGGTTGAGACGGTGACCGTACCGTCGTCGGCGAGTCGGTCGGGGATCCCGGCCTCGGGCAGCAGTCCCAGCCCCGCCCCGAAGGCCCCGATCACCTTGAGGTGTTTGTAGGCCTCGGTGACGAAGTGCATCGCATAGCCGTCGCCGGTCAGCGTGTGGACGGCGTCCGGACCGCACGGCACGATCACCGCGTCGTAGAGCACCGATGCCACGGTCGTCACGGCCCGATCGACGCCGAGCGTCCCGCCGGAGCCGCCGACGAGTTCACCGCCGGCGATCGGCGCCAGCACTTCGGCGACGGCACCGCGGTCGCGCATCGCAGCAACGAACCGCTCGACACCCACCACGTCGACGCCGTCGGCGGCCAACACCGCGATCTTGCGGGTCTCGATCCCCGGACTCGTGTCGATCTGGTTCAGCTGCGAGAGCGCCGGGGACACCCCCGTCTCATCGAGGGGCTGCTCGTCGGGCGCGATGAGCCCCAGTTGCTCGGCAACATCGCGTGCCAGGCCGTGATCGATCAGGTTGAGTTGCTCGACCACCCGCTGCCGGATCTCGACGGTTTCACATTTCCCCAGTTCAAAAGCATAGGCAGCGACGATATGCTTGGCTTCGACTTCGGTCATGCTCTGGTAGAACATCCGCGCCTGGCTGTAATGGTTCTCGAAGCCGGCCGCACGCTTGCGGATCTTCCCGCCGTCCACCTGTTGGGTGTAGTGCCGGAACACCTCCGAATCCGCCACGGCCGGGCATCCGCCGCCCAGGGAATTCTTGTGGTAGCTGGTCTTGCCGACCGGAATCGCCTGCTGTCCATAGCCGTCGTGCTGATTGGTGCGCACCGGAGCCACCGGCCGATTGATCGGCAGCTGGGCGAAGTTCGGGCCACCGAGTCGGATCAGCTGGGTGTCCAGGTAGGAGAAGTTGCGGAGCTGCAGCAGCGGATCATTGGTGAAGTCGATTCCCGGCACCACATTGGCGGTACAGAACGCCACCTGTTCGGTTTCGGCGAAGAAGTTCTCCGGGTTTCGGTTCAGCACCATCGAACCCACCGGGCGAATCGGAACCCGTTCTTCGGGAATGAGTTTCGTCGCATCGAGGAGATCGAAATCGAATTCCGTCTCGTCGGACTCGGGCACCAGCTGGACCCCGAGTTCCCATTCCGGGAAGTGACCGGACTCGATGGCGTCCCACAGATCGCGGCGATTGAAGTCGGGGTCTTTGCCTGCCACCTTCTGGCATTCGTCCCAGATCAGCGAATGCACGCCGAGCTTCGGCTTCCAGTGGAACTTCACGAAGGTGCCGTCGCCGGCGGCGTTGACGAAACGGAAGGTGTGCACTCCGAATCCGGACATCATCCGATAGCTGCGGGGCAATGCGCGGTCCGACATCAGCCACATGATGGCGTGCAGTGTCTCCGGTTGCAGCGCCACAAAGTCCCACAGTGTGTCGTGGGCGGATTGCGCCTGCGGAATCTCGTTGTCCGGCTCGGGTTTCACCGCATGCACGAAGTCGGGGAACTTGATCCCGTCCTGAATGAAGAACACCGGGAAGTTGTTGCCGACCAGGTCGTAGTTGCCCTGGTCGGTGTAGAACTTCGTAGCGAATCCGCGGACGTCGCGCACCGTGTCCGCAGACCCGCGTGAGCCCGCAACCGTGGAGAACCTCACGAAGACCGGAGTCTTGGTGCCCGGCGTAGTCAGAAAGCGTGCGGCGGTGTACTCCGCAAGCCAGTCGTCGTACGGCTCGAAATACCCGTAGGCACCCGCACCGCGCGCATGCACAACCCGCTCGGGGATTCGCTCATGGTCGAAGTGCGTGAGCTTCTCGCGGGCGTGGAAGTCCTCCAACAGTGTCGGGCCACGCTCACCTACCGTCAGCGCATCGTCGGTGTGGTCGACACGGATCCCCTGCTGGGTCGTCAGATAGCCCGACTGCCGGTCGAACCGGTGCTCGTCGAGTTGTCGCTGCTTGGCATCACGGTCGTCGGTAGCCACCGGTTGTCCTCTCCTTGTGAATTGGGAACTCGTTCATACGGGTATCCCGGTCGGGACATCGGCAAACGACCGCGACAGTCGCAGTCGAGGAAGGGGAATCGTGAGCTCCCAAGCAGCGGTGTTGTTCGACGTCGACGGCACGCTGGTCGACTCCAACTACGTACACGTGCACTCCTGGCGTTGTGCCTTCGCCGAACTGGATATCCCGGTCGACTCGTGGCGCATCCATCGAGCCATCGGGATGGACGGGTCCGAGTTGGTGCGCCTGCTCTCCGACGACGCACCCGACGACGTCCGTCGGCGCCTCAAGGAGTTGCATTCGCGCTACTACCTGCGCTCCGCTGCGCTGCTGTCGCCGCTGCCGGGAGCCCGCCGGTTGTTGGAGCGGGTGAGTGCCCTGGGACTCCCGGTGGTGTTGGCGACGTCCGCGCCCGACGCGGAGTTGGCGGTGCTGCGCGACGTGCTCGACTGCGACGATCTGGTCACCGCGGTCACATCGTCGGCCGACGTCGAGGTCGCCAAGCCGAATCCGGACATCATCGGTATTGCGCTGGACCGCGTCGGGGCGTCGGCCCGTCGTGCGGTCTTCGTCGGCGACGCGGTCTGGGACGCCCGGGCAGCGGTGCGCGCCGGCGTCGACTGTGTCTGCGTGCTCAGCGGCGGGGTACCTCGGGAAGAATTGGAAACAGCCGGGGCGACCGCTGTTTTCGACGATGCCGAAGATCTATTGGCCAACCTGGCTGCGACGCCGATCGCGGCATTGGCCGACGAGCAACGGCTTGGGTGACATCGGTTTCAACGGCCACGGACGCGGCGGTTGTGCTTCTTGATGGCGTTGATCAGTTCGGCTTTCCGCATCGTCGAGCGCCCATGAATGTCGAGACGACGGGCCACGTCCAGCAGATGCTTCTTGCTGGCGTTGGCATCGACGCCCTCGGCGGACGGCCGGTTGTTGTCGATTCCCCCGGCCTCGGCCCGCTGGTCGGAGGGGCCGCGCTTCTTCTTCGGTTCCCAGTGGTCTCCGACCTTCTCAAAACTGTGCTTGAGCGCCGCGTATGCCACCCGGTGCGCGCGCTGCTCACTGCCGTACTCCTGCACGGCGGCGTCGTGCGCCTTGGCGAAGGTGCGTTGGGCCTTCGCGCCGGAACGCTGCAAGGTGCTGGGCAACTCCCCGCGCTTGACGGTGCCGCTCTTCGTCGTCTTGGGCATGAGACCTCCGATCCGTGACTGCCTTTTCCGGTGGGTTACCCATTGCGGCGGATCGACAATCCCGTCGGCAATCACTCACGCGTGTCCCAGGGCGTCCGCAAGCGTCACCAGCCCGTCGGGTCGACCGATGTCGGGCCGTGTGGTGTGCGCCGTTTGTCAGCGGGGATTACCGCCAACGAGCACTGGCAGCGTGCCGCCAATGCCGAGCCGACAGTACCGAACACCGCGTGGCGCAACCGTTTCCCGACACTGGAGCCCACGACTACCAACTCCGCCTGCCGGGACAGGTCAGCCAGCGTCTGAACGGGGTCGGTGAACGTCACTTTGGTGTTCACCGGTACGGGCGGCCCGCTTCGCGCGCCTTGCGTGACCACACCGATGGCGTCATCGACGATCCGCTGCACGCGCACGTGCGGTAACTCGTGTTGGCCGAACACCACCCAGCGGGCCACCAGAGCGTTCAACTGGGTTGACGCCGCGTGTACCAGCGTGAGCGGCAACGCACGTCGCTCCGCCTCGCGGGCCCCCCACCGCACCGCGCTCCTTGAGCCCGGGGTTCCGTCGATCCCGACGACGATCCCGGGACCTGCCGCGGTTGAATCCATAGTGGGGACGGTTAGCCGTGGCGCCCTGTGCTCAAACCCCTGCCCAGGGGTAGACGCTGGAGAGGCGCTCGATACCGCATGTCGTAGTCAGCTGCGGAGTCGCGCGACCAGCGCGGCGGCACCGGCCAGTCCGAGGGCGCCGGCTGTCCCTAGGACCGCTCCGGAATGCCGGGCCGCCCAGATCTGCGGGCTGTGTGCGTGCGTGGAGTCCTCGAATGCACCGCTCGCACCGCGGTCGCTGCCGGTCTGCTGATCGAGGGGCCGCCAAAGGTTGTGCGGTCGGTCGGCACCCACAGGTTCGCCGGTCTGCTGCGAGTCGTAGCCGGTACGCGCCAGGTAGCGGTCCAGCAACGGCGCGGCGAGTCGCTGGGCGAGCAGCGTCGCGACCGTGCTGTCCCCCACCCAGTACTGTTTGTGCCGAGGATGGTCGGCGGCACGCAGCACGGCGCGGGCGACCAACTGCGGCTGGTAGATCGGTGGCACCGGCCGCGGGTGGCGGGGCAGCCGCGACAACACCCAGGAGAACTGCGGCGTACTGACCGCCGGCAGCTGAACGATCGTGATGTTCACCTCGGAGTTGTCGTGGAGCAGCTCGCAGCGGACCGCTTCGGTGAAACCGTTGATGGCGTGTTTCGCGCCGCAATACGCCGATTGCAGCGGGATCGATCGCTCTCCCAACGCCGAGCCGACCTGCACCACGGTCCCGTGGCCGCGGGGCTTCATCCTTGCCAAGCTCACCATGGTGCCGTAGACGAAGCCGAGGTAGCAGACCTCGGTGACCCGCTTGAACTCCGCAGGTCTGATCTCGGTGAACGGCGCGAACACCGAGGCAAAGGCGACATTGACCCAGGTGTCGATCGGGCCGAGCTCGGCTTCGACACGGTCAGCCGCAGCGGCGACGGCGTCGTAGTCGGCGACATCGGTGGGAATGGCCAGTGCAGTGCCCCCAGCCTCTTCGACATCGCGGGCCGCGCCGCGCAGCCCCGCTTCGCCGCGAGCGAGCAGCGCCACCTTTGCGCCGCGTCCGCCGTAGAGCTGTGCGACGGCTCGGCCGACTCCGGCACTGGCCCCGGTGACAACGACTGTTTTTGTCATGACTGAATTCCCTTCTGTACGAGTCGCTTCCTTGCCATCCGCTCGGCGAGCCGGGAGGCCAGCGCCATGATGGTGAGTGCCGGATTGGCCGCACCCTGAGTCGGACAGACCGAGCCGTCGGAGATGTACAGGTTGGGTACCCCCCACACTCGATGGTCGGCGTCCACGACGGAGTTCTCCGGTGTGGTGCCCATCCGGGCGCCGCCGATCAGGTGGGCGTAGCGCTGGATGGTCAGAACATCCTGCGCGCCGGCCGCGTGCAGGATGTCGGTGATCACCCGGGTCGAGTACGCCATGTTCGCCTTGTCGTTGTCACAGCGGGTGTAGTCCAATCGGGCGACCGGGATGCCGTATGAGTCGGTCTCGTCTGCCAACGTGACCCGATTGGCCGGCAGCGGCAGCAGTTCGTTGAGCACGCCGATTGTGCTCCAGTGGTTGTAGTCACGCATGTATTCGCGCATCGCCCTGCCCCAGTGCCCGTCGGCGAGGACGTGCTCGGCCCAGCCGATCGGCAGCGGCGAGACCGTCTGGATGGAGAACCCGCGGGCGAAGCCACGGGTGGGGTCGGTTTCGTAGTACTGCTCGCTGGTCACCTGCGGCGGTGGTGCCTTGTACATCCGCAGTTCCTCCGGCCATCGACCGGCGGTCTGGGCGGCCCCTTGGACCATGACGTAACGACCCACCTGGTCGGTGTCGTTTCCCACGCCGTGCGGGAACCGCCTGCTGGTCGAATTGAGCAGTAGCCGCGGCGTTTCTATCGAGTAACCGGCGACCGCGACCACGGTGGCACGCTGCAGGTGCTCGGTGCCGCTGCTGTCGTGGTAGGCGACGCCGCGCGCCGACCCGGCGGCGTCGATCTCGATACGGGTGGCCATGCAGTCCGCCCGGATCTCCACGCCGTGTTCCAGTGCATCGGGCAGGTGGGTGACATAGGGGCTGGCCTTGGCATTGACTTTGCAGCCCTGTAGACAATAGCCGCGGTAGATGCAGTGCGGCCGGTTTCCAAAGGTGCCGTTGACGATTCCCACCGGGCCTACCCGCATCTCGATCCCCAGATTCCGAGCGCCCTGCCACAACTTCGATGCGGCCGCCGAGATCGGGTGCGGCGAGGACGGGTAGCGGTGCGGAAGGCCCCAT from Mycolicibacter sp. MU0083 includes:
- a CDS encoding GMC family oxidoreductase is translated as MGDFWRGLLKGSLGPPDNDSRFLLDVRSRQLPGEQTMRRYGTGDVVDLVIVGAGAGGSVLAQRLARAGWRVVIIEAGPFWHPDSDWVSDEAGAHPLYWTQKRIIGGDDPIELGKNNSGRGVGGSMVHYAGYCPRFHPSDLRTRSLDGVGQDWPIDYEDLRRHYEVLEAELPVAGQNWPWGLPHRYPSSPHPISAAASKLWQGARNLGIEMRVGPVGIVNGTFGNRPHCIYRGYCLQGCKVNAKASPYVTHLPDALEHGVEIRADCMATRIEIDAAGSARGVAYHDSSGTEHLQRATVVAVAGYSIETPRLLLNSTSRRFPHGVGNDTDQVGRYVMVQGAAQTAGRWPEELRMYKAPPPQVTSEQYYETDPTRGFARGFSIQTVSPLPIGWAEHVLADGHWGRAMREYMRDYNHWSTIGVLNELLPLPANRVTLADETDSYGIPVARLDYTRCDNDKANMAYSTRVITDILHAAGAQDVLTIQRYAHLIGGARMGTTPENSVVDADHRVWGVPNLYISDGSVCPTQGAANPALTIMALASRLAERMARKRLVQKGIQS
- a CDS encoding SDR family oxidoreductase, which codes for MTKTVVVTGASAGVGRAVAQLYGGRGAKVALLARGEAGLRGAARDVEEAGGTALAIPTDVADYDAVAAAADRVEAELGPIDTWVNVAFASVFAPFTEIRPAEFKRVTEVCYLGFVYGTMVSLARMKPRGHGTVVQVGSALGERSIPLQSAYCGAKHAINGFTEAVRCELLHDNSEVNITIVQLPAVSTPQFSWVLSRLPRHPRPVPPIYQPQLVARAVLRAADHPRHKQYWVGDSTVATLLAQRLAAPLLDRYLARTGYDSQQTGEPVGADRPHNLWRPLDQQTGSDRGASGAFEDSTHAHSPQIWAARHSGAVLGTAGALGLAGAAALVARLRS